The Cryptomeria japonica chromosome 6, Sugi_1.0, whole genome shotgun sequence genomic interval AATCAGAAGACAGGAGAAGCAAATATCTGAGTACAGATATTTTCTTTTATTGGCAAAACTTCCAAATTTTGGATGGTCCCTCTACAGTGCATTGACAATTACAGGCACTAAAAATATGAGCATAAAGCTGCAAAACTACTTTTTGGCACACTCCTCTCGATGGGCATCAATTTCTCTGGTTACTTATCCATCCCTGTCAATTCTTAAATTAACTAATAATAAATAAGTTGTACATCACATACGTCATGAACCATGAGCCTGGTGTCCATGGAATGACTCAGAGCAAAGAAAGAAGCAGCAAAAGCAAACTGATAAGCCACCCAAATTCAAACTGAAAGTCATGGGGCTCGTGCAGACACACATTGGAATAAATAAAATTGACACAGtgataaataaacaaaaaataaacaagcAGACCCATCTACCGATGCAGAAGGCTCTGTGAGAGCTCAATGTCCCAGGTCCTAGAGTGGATGAAGGCCAATGGCGGCTGCTGCTGCTGCTTCGAAATTGGGTGGGCTGCCTGGGCATTCATCAATTGCTTCCGAGGCACGGCAATGTGGGCGTCAACGGTGGCACAAGCCCTCATGCAAGAATACCCCTGCCTCTGCCCCTGCCTATGGCCATGGCCATGGCTATGGCGTCCTCCCCTGCCCACTCGGGCTTCATTTATGCCTTGACGGGTGCAGGCCACAAGGGCCGTCACAAACGGGTCATCGGTCTTTTTGTTCGCCCACCTGAGACCCCGGCGGGCCAGTAGAGAGCGGCGGGCTTCATCCTCCGTTCCCTTGGGTTGCTCCGATGATGGGGGCAGGGGAAGATCAAGCCCTCGGGCGTCACAGGCATCTGGTTTCTGCTTGGGCACGCCGGGTTTGTCCTCCCATGAGAAGGGAATGGCGGCTTGTGAGGCACTGGCCGAGTTGCAGGGCGACCACAATGGGGAGCTCaatgaagaggaagaggaattgGAAGAAAGGCTGGAGCTTCGCTTGTGGCGACCTGATCCAGAGGAATAAATCAGAGCATAATTGTAGTTGAAGCTCTCTGTCTCTAAGCCCAGAATGTTGCCCTCCTCTGCATTTGCATCGTCTGTGAGTGAGAGGGAGGTGAGACTGAACCGCCGCCTGTGATTGATCCTTAGTGACTCTGCACCCACACCGGTCCTCTGCTTGAAATCTTCAGCATTCATTGTTTTCAGCTTCTGTACTGAGGTTATGATTGATACTGCAAGCTGAGAATGATCCAGGACAATTCTGAGGCAGGCTTATGATTGATACTGCAAGCTGAGAATGACCCAGGACAAT includes:
- the LOC131039725 gene encoding uncharacterized protein LOC131039725, translating into MNAEDFKQRTGVGAESLRINHRRRFSLTSLSLTDDANAEEGNILGLETESFNYNYALIYSSGSGRHKRSSSLSSNSSSSSLSSPLWSPCNSASASQAAIPFSWEDKPGVPKQKPDACDARGLDLPLPPSSEQPKGTEDEARRSLLARRGLRWANKKTDDPFVTALVACTRQGINEARVGRGGRHSHGHGHRQGQRQGYSCMRACATVDAHIAVPRKQLMNAQAAHPISKQQQQPPLAFIHSRTWDIELSQSLLHR